One window from the genome of Phycisphaerales bacterium encodes:
- a CDS encoding XRE family transcriptional regulator, whose amino-acid sequence MAKKTVPTPEPSTSDIGASVRAKREQMGMTQAELARRSGVSKAMLCDVEADRKNPTIRLLGQIALGLGCGISDLLDLEDKPVFTVDRARDQRVLVDPENQMERRILSRTLVKHGVEVLHYTYPVGSDCEGFPPHPAGSLETAYVLDGRVRLEVGGEPIELAAGDAATYRADLEHSTTNLGKKPAKIIYVTHIPRQQVKPAGS is encoded by the coding sequence ATGGCCAAGAAAACAGTCCCCACGCCCGAGCCGTCGACCTCTGACATCGGCGCGTCGGTCCGGGCCAAGCGTGAGCAGATGGGCATGACCCAGGCCGAGCTCGCCCGCCGCAGCGGGGTCAGCAAGGCCATGCTGTGCGACGTGGAGGCCGACCGCAAGAACCCGACGATCAGGCTCCTGGGCCAGATCGCCCTGGGCCTGGGCTGCGGCATCTCGGACCTGCTGGACCTGGAAGACAAGCCCGTGTTCACGGTCGACCGGGCCAGGGACCAGCGGGTGCTGGTCGACCCCGAGAACCAGATGGAGCGGCGGATCCTGAGCCGCACGCTCGTCAAGCACGGCGTCGAGGTGCTGCACTACACCTATCCGGTCGGCAGCGACTGCGAGGGCTTCCCGCCCCACCCGGCGGGCAGTCTGGAGACGGCGTACGTACTCGACGGCCGGGTGCGGCTGGAGGTCGGCGGCGAGCCCATCGAGCTGGCGGCCGGCGACGCGGCGACGTATCGCGCCGACCTCGAGCACTCGACCACCAACCTGGGCAAGAAGCCGGCGAAGATTATCTACGTGACGCACATTCCGCGGCAGCAGGTCAAGCCGGCGGGCAGCTAG